Part of the Cyprinus carpio isolate SPL01 chromosome A1, ASM1834038v1, whole genome shotgun sequence genome is shown below.
GGTGCCCTGCACTACTTCTTTCCAGCGGCCACACAATGTCCATGGCGATGCGCTTAAAGGGGACAGATATCACAGGCAGCGGAAGTAATGGTGCCCTATCTTGTTGGCACACAGCACTGGTTTTTTGACATGTATGGCATGTGGTGCAGTATGTTTGTAAGTCAGTGTACATGGAGGGCCACATGAATCGGGTGCTAATGCGTGCATAGGTCTTTTGGAGTGCCAGGTGCCCTGCCCATGGAACACTGTGTGCTAGGTGTAACACAAGGGGACGACAACATGTAGGCACAACTAAACGGGTAGAATCAGGGgtttgcatgtacagtatatcatTGACAATAACATATTTTTCCCCACACAAGTCAGCTTGTTTTCCCTCCACCACCTTAGTAAACAGCGGTTTCAAGGACTCGTCAGCTCTTTGCAGTTGTGCAATATTCTCTGGGACCTGCCAGACATGAATTCCCAGACCCTCAGTTTGGATCTTAGGGGCTGAGGTACCCAGGCCTTTTTCCAGTCAATAGCTACATTCAACAGATTGCAGCAGACCTACAGGGAGGTACCACAAGCATCAACGGGGTTCTCTCCATTTGAGCTCCTGTATGGACGTGTTTTCCTGGGCCCCTTGGTCCCACCTTGCAGCAGACTATGATTAAAGTCTGGCAATGGCTGCAGACCTGTTTTTACCTGGGCTCGTGCCATTACCAGACAAGCAACATTTACAACATTAGAAGTGGACATATAAGTTTCAACAGAATGCAACAATTCAGTGAGCACTGGTAAGTCTCTTCCCAAAATCATGTCAGCAGGTAAGTCATCTACAATAGCTACATTCAACAGATAAGTTTGGTCTTGCACACATacattaatgtatttggtcttggcggaatataTTGCCTACACTAGCACTAACACAGAGAAAAAGTAGTGttcatttacatatacagtataggGTTGTATTTATGAGGAAACTTTATCAGTTTATGAGCAGTTGAACTGAATTTGTCATTTATTGTTTCTGATGTCTGATGTGtagattaacaaaaaaataaaaaaatacaccaacacataatGTCTTTCATTGCTGCAGTttaataaagtttacattttaagttgTACATTTAAAGAAGTgacccaaaacaaaaaagaagaattaataaaattacacacCACAACAGATTTCCAAAGTTACACAGTATAGAGAGGAAAGGAAACTCTTAAACCTTACtttgatttgttatttgtttttgagaAAGACTGTAATGTTTCTTCAAATGTCTAAGACACACGTCTGATCTTCATGCTGATGGATTTCATACCAACAGAAAAATTGGTCTTCCATGTGTACCAAACATTTCCAACGGCGAAAAGTGTGGGATCGTCTCCCCATAAATACACACCATTGGGGTTTGCAGTGTGACAGTTATTGTACCAAAATGCCCCAAGATACACTTTGGCACAGTTTTTTTCATTGGCGTCTTGGTCCTTGTCAAAGGTGGTGAACTTCTGTCCATTATGGTGGGTCATAGAGTCGCCTGCGGAGAGGAACAGCATCACTAAGTACATCAGGGGCACATTTACTTATCTGAGTGTGATTGTTAATGTGAATGAAAGTGTCCTACCTGCTCCTCCATCCTTGAACCCTGAAACTTGTAGTTTATATCCATCAGTTTCACAATCCACAGAGAAGGACGAGTACAGAGCGAAACCTTTCCTTCCGGTGAAGTCCTCCAGATCCACTCTCAGCATGTACTTGTTCTTACGTGTCAGCTGGTACATGTTCTCCAGCCCtgatcatacacacacatgaagaaCACGTTCAACCAAACACTggacatgaacatccacacaaacacacacacgctgtgaGATCTTACCCAGCCAGTATTCTCCCTCCACATTCCCAAATCCTCTCTTGAACTGATTCCCCGGCCGATAGAAATTCACACTGCCGTCCATTCTCCTCTGAATCACCTGTGATgggtttatatagaatatatgattTATCATGAATGTGCTGATGTTTGTTTGATGATCTAGAGTCAGATTCATACCGTCCATGCTCCTTTGTCCTCATCTTTACCATCTGAGATCATCTCACAGTAAACCCAGACAGGAATGTCTCCTGCTGGATAGATGGAGTAAATCCCACTGACTGTTTGTCCTGATTTATAAAGGTCAGAACAGTCGACTGGCATGTCTTTATCCTGACTGCATCCACTCACCAGAACAACAGAGAGAAGAACCGCTAAAAACACCATCGtctacagagacagagagaaagagatgatcATCACACTGAAAACATCTCTAGGAATGTAGAGTTATTGATGAACTTACTGCCATCTTCTCCTCAGTAGATCACAGCAGAGATCAGTTTTATCTAGACGAAAATAATAGAAACATTttcatattatgtttatattctgaatgttaaatgactgaatgttctgaagataaatgatgaataaagcaGTAACTCACCGTTTGTGTTCTTCAGTCTGACACAAACACTCTTTATATCTGTCAGATTCTCAGGCTCCTCCTCTGTTTCTGAAGAAATTTACATTATGAAGAACCGTAGCTTGGATGCAAAAAataagaagatatatatatatatatatatatatatatatatatatatgtatatatatatatatgtcatgctTAATGCAAGTTAAACgtagtgacagattttttttcctttacagtttttctcgattgctaacacactataacTTGTTCAGTTGGTCCAACTTTCCAAACCAATTATTTAGTTCTCAAAACTTTAACACATTCACCTGTTTTCACGCACATTCCAATTTGCTTAAACTTTTCTGCAAAGCTCTACACAAAAATGCCCtcattttgcacaggtttaacCATTCTCATTCAAAAAACACAAGTACCTGATATAATTAAACGAGACGGCTCACATTTGTAAGGGGGATGCATGAGCATAAGTGAAGACCCCTAGTGAGTGTTGATCTTCTTCAATTTTATGAGAATGCATGTGCACAGGCTCCCACTGGGACCAAGGTGATAGCAAAAAATGTCCTGGCAGTTGAGGCATTcgattacagtttttctcgattgctaaaacacaatttctgaaaccttgCTCCATTTTctgaaaactttaaacacaaaaccTCATCTTCAAGCACTATTTACAAAACCTCTGACTCCTCTCGCAAAATGAAACTTTCACCTCAAAGCAGTTTTACCTGTGTTCAAAAATCATATACTGCTCTCAAATCATAAAGTGATCAAAATGATATACACTATTAAGCAGTCAGTAAACAATACaccaaaaaatagaaaacacattGTTCAAAACATATAGTTCTCAGGGAGAAGTAAATTTTTGATCTCAAaacaaatttcatatttttctgtcaTTGTCTTTTAATGAACGAAAACATGTTCTATCATAGTAGCTCAAAATTGATCGAATTTTGAATTTCATCAGATATTTCCACTCTTTGTCTTCCTCTacgtcctcctcttcctctttcttgccctccccctcctcttcctcctgctctctcttgccctcctcttcctccttatCGCCCACCTCACATACACACTTGTCCTCGTCCTCTCACATTGTTTCTTCTATCCATTCTCAGACTTTCTCCTTCAACAACCTGTTTGCTCTCTGAACTGGCTTATATTGGTTGTCTCACATAATTTGAAACAGGTTAAATCAATTTTGAGTGGTTGTGTTCAGTCAATGACATGTGTTCTCTATTTGTATTTGATTGTTGCCACTTATGTTTACCAGTATGGATGACGTGCATTAGAGTGCAGAATGTGTTTTGAGAATGAGAATGGGTTTAGAGttgttagattttgctgtatttggctgagcagtagtttgagtggctcgccaatgtactagatttctctaatagttaaaataagtaagcttgaccaaagttcttgtggggagaagaatttattgaaggtagcagTGTAGCGGTGCTTCAGCAGTGATGTTAGCATATCATCCTtctatagtgctcctgtagctcaagtggtagagcattgcgttaacaagtgcaaggttgggggttcgattccctgggaacacatgataggtaaaaattgatagcctgaatgcaatgtaagtcgctttggataaaagcgtctgctaaatgcataaatttaatttaattttaatttaatccttcaaacaatcttaacccaaggtactgtctgtgagaccagacctttatacctggtaacaaatgtgctacaaacCATACAATAACACCCCATGGAGAGCCAATAATAGTGTAACCTTATGATGACCTGATAGGATCTCTCCTATGGAGAGGCAATTCATTGACCTGATGTTGACCTAAGAGGCTAATTATATAGACCAATTGGTTCACACTTTTGTAAACATAAAGACAGCTGGCTTcagttgattgcaaatacatttgactaaagTTAATTAAAGACCAATTACCTTTCAATCCCCCCTTTGATCATAGTTGatcacacataataaaaataagataaaaaacaaatagtTATCATTTTAGTAATCATCTACACATGCTGTTTACAGGTTCCTGCTTGCAATACTTTTCAGTAATAATGAATACAGAATGCTGCATACAGGCTCCATTACTTAAGATGACAGAATAAGAGTTCATGATGAGGCTTGCATTATCTTGAATGCCtaagttcttttttattttaatgttgtgatcTTGTGGTAGTGGCGGATGTTGTTGTGTTCTGTGGATGTTCAGGCATGTTCATCTAGGTGGCCAGTGAAGTTTGGTCCAAGCGTTGGATGTCTTTGCTCATCCTCTGAAATGCTGGGACACCTACAATCACACACAAGAGAAAAAGGAAACATATCTTTccaaagaaataattttaaacaaaatatgcctAATTACCTATAAAACTGACCCTGTTTAATATTGGCAGGACACTACAGTGTTTATCAGTGGTGAAATGTTCATGTCTTCGTCCTCAGGCGACAAGCTAGAGCCTAAAAAACCTAGTCCCGCCATATCTGGACTCTGAAAAACACTACTGCCATCTATCCCTCATCTCTAGGCAAATTCACATCAATCCACTGATTGTTTCCCTGCGCCTTAACTGCTGTGTCAGTTACTAAAAGATCCTCAATTGGTTTTTCCCACCTGTATTCTTGTTGTGACACATCAGTTTTTTGAATCTTTACCCATTTGTTGGGCACGATACCATGGCCCCCCCTTTGGAGGCGCCAAAACTTGATTCTTGGCATTGTGTACAAGGCTGTCAGATGTTAGCTTTTCATTGAACATGGGCCAACCTGACATGTTCAAAAAGGCACAGTCCATTTTCCTTGTGGTTTCCCTTAATGCATTGGttgtcatcatgtttttttttccatcttccaATTAACAATGatgattgtgtttatttttgatgttttttttatgccaatgtttgttttcatttttaatttgtgggtTGTTTAGCAGCACTGCCTACTAGGACATCATCTTTGGCTTCAGATGTTGAGGTTTCTGTGTatgctttttctttcttgtttgcaTACACATGGAGTCCATTAGTTTTTAGATGAGATGTTACTAGCTGGTGCTGCAGAGAGAGGTTCTTCAGCTTCCCTGCGGCTCCACAGCATTTGGCAGAGTCTGTTTTTGTGTCAACTGCTGAAACCTCTTCAACAGGTTGTCCTCATCACTTTGATGTCTCAAACTAAACTTACAATCACAAATCCAGTGTCCATCCTTGTTGCAACGTCTACGTCTTCCCTGAGTTTTCTCTCTTGAGTATATcttggccataagaattcacgatATCGATATATTGTGAGATCAATAGAAACCTTGGGGGGGGGatcaatcaaattat
Proteins encoded:
- the LOC109061416 gene encoding microfibril-associated glycoprotein 4-like, with the translated sequence MATMVFLAVLLSVVLVSGCSQDKDMPVDCSDLYKSGQTVSGIYSIYPAGDIPVWVYCEMISDGKDEDKGAWTVIQRRMDGSVNFYRPGNQFKRGFGNVEGEYWLGLENMYQLTRKNKYMLRVDLEDFTGRKGFALYSSFSVDCETDGYKLQVSGFKDGGAGDSMTHHNGQKFTTFDKDQDANEKNCAKVYLGAFWYNNCHTANPNGVYLWGDDPTLFAVGNVWYTWKTNFSVGMKSISMKIRRVS